The Malus domestica chromosome 17, GDT2T_hap1 genome contains the following window.
GATGCAAATCTGATATgcaaaaattaatttatatcTTAGTTTACATTTCCAAATATGTATGAGAATCGTACTCTGATAGatttataaaatttcatttaattttctctttttgaTTCACGAGACCCAGCaccaaaaaaatgtaaaagaagATGTGAACTTgagtttttgtttatattttccgaTTAATTTTCATGTAGCAATGTAAAATATCACTTATTTTCTAACCGTCAccttagagcaagtccagcAGGAGCCCAATTAATAGGGCAATTGGGTTAAATTGCCTTCGGCTCCTAAAACAAGGGTTATTCAACCAAGAAAGAAGAGCATCCTCCTAGGAGTCCCCCTGAGCTGAGTATGGATACTACTGGCATGCTAGTAGGAACAAATTCAAATACCGTTCCGATGGACACTGCACTCGTTTCATATTCGTGAACCAGGGAAGTAGACACATTTCTTGGATTTGAGAGAGTATCTTTTCGTTCCTATGATGTTTCTTCCgctgagaaatgctaaggactTTCTTAAGGTTGGACTCTCCATCTACTCTTTGTCACCTCACAGTTTGACGTTAATTCTcgtgtcaacattataaaacattgtttaAAAAATATGAGATATCAGATAATACATGCCGAGTTTCACTTTTAATAgaatctccttaacatttccCTTCTTCCGGTACATGAAAACGCGAGCATCGAGTCACAgccttgattttttatagcATTTAGAGCCTGATGATTGCAACTTCAATTTAAGAGTTGTAGCAGCTTTTGCCTTGCTAAGATTCTCTAAATGTTTTCTTAATAACCTCCAATAGTAAGTTGTGTCACATGTTTTGGCATGAAAAGTGACTTTCACATTCCTAGTTTCTAGTTGTTTTTATCCTTTTGTATTTCTCTAAAGTTAGATAAAATTGAAGAAGTGCATGCAGAGAAAGATAGTAAATGTAACACTACATTACTCATAACTGATTAATAAATGTGGCGCAAATAGCATATTTTAGTGTAtacaatttgaattttttatttcggGCATTATGAAACACAATAAACAATAAAACGCATATTAATTTGACAAGCACCGACCACTTGAAAATACAATTAGTAGTATCTGACAAAAAAATCAGTGTGGCGTACCAAACAGGACTTAAATGCACGAAATATGCCATCCAATTTAGCTACGTTCAGGTATGTAACCATAGGTTGTTATTACTAATTTCTGagtattttttatctttttcattttttatagaaatatttTTACGAATAAGGAAAGCAAaattatgaaagaaaaaaaaagaaagaaggaaagcaAATTAATCCTAATGGTGTGGATATCCATTTGGGATGCATGCATTAGAACACAAGGCCCTGTTGTGGAAATCACCACCAACTAATTGCTCTTTAATTTTTAAAGGGAGTATTTTTGTTCATCACCATAAATTATGGTGTATGCTCATTAACTTTTTTATCATCATTAGATGAGTTGAATTTCAAAATTCGTGTAGTAGATAAACACAAATCTTAATATTCAAACTTATCTAATAGTGATAGATATGATGGTCAGCATTACCACTATTTGAGGATAGTAAGCAAAAATGTCTGCTCAAAGAATGAATAGGAATTACTACTCAAAATTATTCGTAGCCGATTCGTATTAATGATCTGAACATTCCATATTATATATCATTGTATAAAAATTATATCTGCAAaatatcaattaaaactaagatcgtATAGTCATCTAAattgtataaaaacaaatgaatagTTATGATCATAACACAAAATTTTGTGATTCGAACACTAAAAGCTTTAAATAGAAGTTCCTGATGTGTAGCCAAACATTGgtcttttttttcccttaagcATTAAGCAAGGACCACCAGCACGGCCAGCAACTTAAGCAAAAGCAGTTTTACTAAAAGCATCGGGATTCGGAATCAGTCTCAGAGATGATGAACGACGGTGACGAGGAAGCAGCGTTCGACCTCGAGATCCCACTTCATCTCCGTCGTTTGCAGATGGAGGTAGCACGACGGCACATACGGCGCTATTTAGAAGCAAGAGACGACAATCTCATCCATTCCAATATCAATTATTTCAACCATAACATTGGCAATCGTTTTCGTGAGCCGTCGGCGGCGGCGGCATCCAAGGCGTCCATAGACGCCATGCCAAGAGTGACGATCACGGTGGTCGGCGCCGACTGCGCTATCTGCATGGGGGACTTGGAAATCGGCGGTGAAGCCAGAGAAATGCCTTGTAAGCACAGGTTTCACTCGCCTTGTATCGAAGCGTGGCTGTGCCGGCGAGCATCCTGCCCGCTTTGCAGGTTCCCTGTTCCCAAGGAAGAACACCATTAGCATTAGGTTATGGCATTGTGAATTTGTGATTGTGGTTTGTTAATCTTGATTAGTCCCTTGATTAATTAGCTAATGTATTAATCTTTAGTTTTGGAATTgtcattttctttcttaatttttttaaaatgcaAGTTATCAGTTTGCTCTTAATTCAATGTAGGACACAAGGTTTTTCGTCCCTGTAGTTTTCACAAGGTTTCATTTCGCTTATTTGATTGTTGTGTTGATTTGGCTACTCACTAGCCTGGTAATTTCTTTAACTACTCGTGAATCCGTCTCAAAATGATACAAAATAACAGGATTGGGATAAACCTCTTAACGAACTGTGTCGTTATTGCATTATTGGTAAGAATACATCAACGAGTCGGGTTGTTATCAGATCACTTGTTAACAACCAAATAAGATATCGTTTGCGAGAATTATACATTTGACATGACAATTTCTTGCACCCGTTAAGCGGACACGAAAAGATAAGATCCTTTAACGAATCTGGTCGTTATCAGACTATTTCTCCAGTTAAGTATCATTAAGATAACATGTTTAACACGATTTGTTAAAATAACATGCATGACACGAAAACAATACAAACGCTAAGATAACAAGTTTAACACGATCCGTTAAGATAATATGCATGACATGAAAACAATACAAACGCGATCGGATTACCATGCCTACTTATGCATGACACGAAAACATTACAAACGTTAAGATAATAAGTTTAACACGATCCATTAAGATAACATGCATGACATGAAAACAATACAAACGCGACCGGTTTACCATGCCTACTTCTCACTCACTGAGGTATAAAGTTCAATTATCCTTCTCAACAAGTTAatatagaaaaacaaaagaaattgtcACGAATTGACGACTAAGCTCAAAGTGTCAAGTTCGGTTCTCCATCGGTCAATATTTCTTATATAAAAAACAGAATTAGTTGGTAATTTCATCATGTtagtcttttattttttattaaaaagatTTATAAAGATATTTCAATTCTCCGCAATTATTATCGTGTGATTTACAAAcgttaaaaattgaaatcaaaatgTGGCGTATGCAATACACCCCATGTCAACTTGTTACGTCACCAACTAACGACTAAACTCAAGCAATCAAGAGCGTTAATATGAGTTGTAAAGTTTAATAGTACCAAAATGACGACGTGGACTTGCTATGTCACGGC
Protein-coding sequences here:
- the LOC103404315 gene encoding E3 ubiquitin-protein ligase SIRP1-like; translated protein: MMNDGDEEAAFDLEIPLHLRRLQMEVARRHIRRYLEARDDNLIHSNINYFNHNIGNRFREPSAAAASKASIDAMPRVTITVVGADCAICMGDLEIGGEAREMPCKHRFHSPCIEAWLCRRASCPLCRFPVPKEEHH